The Rhizoctonia solani chromosome 1, complete sequence sequence CTCGACCTACCGCGCTTGCCTGcctgttgcatcccacaaaGTTTCCGCGCGCTCAATATGAGCAAGAGGGCTGACTTTTTGCTCCCATAGGCACTGGTTTCCCGCCTATTTCGACCTTTACGTTTACAAACCCCAACACAAGCCAATCGAAGGGAACTTTCACCACAAGTGAATTCTCCGAGAATGATCAGCCTAAACATTCCAAGTATGTTCATCCTCCGGATAGTGTCAATGAAGACCTCCCTAATGCATCCACGTCGTACAAAACATCGCCTTCGAAAAGGCCCAAACCTGGTCCCATTTCGATGTCTGAGTTATCATCTGGTACGAATGCGTTCAAGTTACGCTCGAGAAACAGTATCAAGGCCCACAACACGACATCAAAAGCTATTTTGAGGCAAGAGGTGTTCAAAAAGCCGCATACATTAGCATTCCCACTCGAGAACCTGGATACGGTCATAACCGAGCAGCCTGCTACAGTGCGACCTCTATCAACGAGTGCCAATGCAGTACTTAAAGTCACACATAATCAGAGGATAGATTTAGACAACATTGCGTCTAAAACACCCTCCTCACCTATTCCCTTCGAAAAATGGAAGCTTCATCATATCCCAAGGGCGCTCGCACTCCCAGAGTAACCAGCATAGAGAAACGCCAAAATTCAAGTACCCGCAACAAATCCGAAATTGCTTCACGATCCACCTCGCTAGGTCATACCGTCCAATGCGTTCCTCATAGATTTAATTCGGAAGATTCTTTGCCGCAGGGCGCAATTTTTTCGCCCATTCTCGAGGTCCCCCAAGGCGAATCAAGATACCAAACACCTATTCGAGGGGGTGGTGATCTTTCAACGCCGTCGAGTGAAAGGTTCAGCCGGGAGAGTACTAGCAGCATACGTGATCTGAGACGCAAGTGCGAAGTTACGAAGCTACGCAAAGGTTTGACGTAAGTTACTAAATGATATCGTTATAAATACTCAGAGGTGACATGGTTCTATGGTCCTATAGCGTGAGCTTATCGCTTCTCAGAACCAAGAGATCGAGGAGCTCTCAAGTAAGAGTAGTCAGGCAGAGGAGAAAATAAGAGCACTCGAGTCTAAGCATATCGCTGAAGTAAAGGAAGTCACGCGACGGTAGGTTGTACGAGTGATACCCTTTCTGACGCCTCACTAAGCTTATGTATTCCTTTTTCCGCATAGGGCGAATGACTCACTGGCCAAGCTCACTAACTTACACGAGAAATCTTCAAAAGCAAATGTCAATCAGATTAGGGAGCTCAAGCAAGATTTACAAAACGTTAGACAAGAGATCCAGGGCTCTATGAGCGGTGAGGAAAGACCTTGAGCAGTAGATTTCATTTTCTGAGATCTGAAATAGCCGTCGAGCCACTCCTCGAGGGGTACACCAAATGAAAAATACTTTGCGAGAAATCGCTGAGAGCACGAGCAACAAGTTCTCGTTCATAGCGATGAAAAGACAAGGCGTGAGCACTGGGGCGTACTAAAATGGCGGAGAAGCCTTTCTGATTTCGCGTAATATCTAGTTCAACAAACCACTGATTTACTGAGAGATCAGCTTTCGGATCGTACTGGAAATTATACTGAATCACTGGAGCGCGAAAAGGAATTGCAAGCATCTTTGGTAACCTTGGGAGACAGTCACGCGAACGTCGCTAAGGCGTTATCTGCGCTTCGTAAGTATAAATTCATCAACACTACAAAAGATAACGATTAATGCATTAGACGAGCAACATGATCAAATTTATGTGAAGTATTCAGACTCCAGGCTCGCCGAAAGCACTGCTACGAAGCGAAACGAAGAGCTCGAGGCAATAATCAATAGCCTAAAGACAGAGTAAGTGTATTACAAGTAAATATAGGCATATTGACAATCGAAATCACCCACAGCAATGTGCGAATGAAGTCGCTTCTTGTGGAGAACGAGGAAACATTCTCGTGCAAACTTGGCTCCCTTGGAGAAGAGCGCGATGGCATACACTAGGTAGGTCCACGCAGTGCCATTGACTAAACTTACTAAAAGTGAATCAGTCTTGAAGAGGCCCATAGGGAATTAGGCATACTTAAGAGCGAAGAGCAAGCTGCGCGCTCGCAGTACATACACTTCTTCAGGAGAAAGAGCTCATCTCTCAAAGGTAAAGTTTTAATCTCTCACCTTGATCAGATTTATAAGGTTGATGGTGGCAAACTAGGAACAAGTCATTGCAGCGCGACCTGGACTTGAAGATTCAGTCTTTAGATGACCAGCGGGTCAAGAACCAAGCCTTGGAAcaacagctcaaggaggaAAGACATAAAGTGGAAGAAGCTCGTACCGAAACTGGTCAAGTGATGGGTCAGCTCACTGAAAAAGAGCGGCTAACTCTGCAGTAGTTTTCCTTAGGGTGCTACTTTTCTCAAATTGACGATGGGACACCAGCATTCGGGAATGGAATATGACGCTTGAGTCACATTGCGAACGTGAAATCTCACTGAGAGCAAAATAGCCGAGCTCAGTGCGCTTGTCTCTAATCTCCAAGAAAGGTCAAAGAGGCGGATACGATGAATGCTGAGTATCACACTCTCGAGAAAATCCTGTTGGAAAAAAGGGCTGAAGTTGAACGGACTGAGATTGATAACGGTCaactccaatcccaagttgTGCAGTTAGAATTGGCACGAAATGCCTTGTGAGTTGATCGTTATCTATGCATTGATACGGTCTGAATAATTACATAGCAATGAAGAGTAAAACAACTGCGAGAAACTAGCAGCGTTTCCCGAGAACGAGAGGCTGTGCCCAGACCGAAGTTCGTGAATTACGTCGGAATATCGAGGAATATCGCAACGCGAACGAAAAATTACGCATCAGCTACGCCCGGTAAGCTTATGTGTTCGTAATAATCTTGTAGACATACTAAATACGAGGCAGAGTGGAAGAGGCGATGATGCAAGCCAAGGTAAATAATTTTATTGAACACCACGATTTCGCTCTACACAATCTTCCTCATAGGTGGATCTTGAGGAAGCTAAGGAGGCCCACAAGCTCAGTGAGAAGGTGTATTAGGCAAGCAGCGAGAAAATATGACACGAATGCTAACAATTATTGCACAAAGCAACGCGAAGCCTCTTTACTCGATCTGAGTAAACTACAAGCAGAACAAAAGGTGGACCCTAATCTACTTGAACCATTGTATTCACTTATGTTGGTGACAATTCTTTCAGAGTGTAGTGGATAAGGCATCCATCGCGGAGAACAGGCTTCGCTTGGCGCGGGCGAATCTCAGGTGCGCATATACTTGACATTAATGACTCCAATGACTTAGGTAATGTGTAGGAACATATTAAGAAGCTCGAAATAAACTGCTTGGAACGAGAAACCGAGTCTAAGCAACTCCGCCATGAGCTAAATGCATCTAAATCGGCCAAAGTAAGGTCCGAAAATATGAAAAATAAACAGTTGGCACTAATACTTGCATCAGGATATTTTAGAGTCTTTGGCTTCCGAGTTCCGAAACtcaattcaacaagctcgaTCTCAACGTGAAAAATTGAGGTACAGGAAGGCAAACTTAAAGCTCTAAGCGATCAAGTATCCGGTCAGGAAACTGAGCTCCGGTTGTTAGAGCAGCAACTTGCAAGCGCCGATGCTCGGCTTGCGCAGTCCAAAGCTGAAGCTGATACTCATCGAGCCGCCGCCGAATCTGCTCGAACTTTTGCTACATCGATTGAGACCAAACTGAAACAGAAGGAGCAAGATCTCGAAGCGATTCGAATGGAAGAGCTTCAATCGCGCCGAACTGATGCAACCGCATATGAAACTACCACAGTACTACAAAACAATATCCTAGAGCAGCAAAACTTTATCGAAAGTTTGAAGTCGAAGGTTCTAGAGCTCGAAAAGAGCTCTCAGATAATTGTCGAGCGATACAAGGCTGGAAAACTGGTATGTCTGAACACATTTGCTGGTTTCGTAATTAAATCATTCTATCATTATTTTAGACGAGCCCAGAGAAAGACTTGATCGGAGTAATCACTGCGGGCATCGTGCAGGAGAAAAACAGAACCATCAATAATCTCAAAGGCGAGCTCAAACGAGTAAGTGAAACAGCACGTCCTCCAGACCTATCGCCGACTTTGCCTTAGAAAGAAAACGAGCTCGAAATGAATAAAGCCGCCACTGCGAGCCTCAAAGACTCACTTGCAAAGCAAATCAAACAGACAGTAAGCAAAGTACAGTAATTTGGTTGCCTCGTCTCACCCCTTTCAGGGGGAGCTGAAAATACAACTCGAATCTAATCTAATCAAAGACCCCGCGGGCTGGAATTCTTTCAACCATAAACAGATGGCAGTTTCTTCCTCGCCTTTGTCGGATACCATGTGGCACGCACCTGATCATGATCCACCTGTATGGTTCCCAAGTCGGATACTCTGCTCACATACTGAAAATGCTTTAAGGCCCCTGATTCTCCTGCCGTACAACTTACAGAGCAAAACGCACGGAATAGACAAAACGAAAATGAGAGGCAACATGATTATGCCCAACCAACGAATTCGAAATCTCAACAGTATCGTGCACCCGCTACGACCAGGCTCGAATCAGGTAATACGGTTGATGAAATACAGGAATTTGAAGAATCTACGAATCTATGATGTCAGCCCTACAAACCGGAAAAGGGTCATGTTTAATACTGAGCCAACGGATGACGAAGAACAAGACTATGAGCGCGGGACTAAACGTAAGACTCGTGTAAGAATATTTTTAGTATGCATGCATATAAAGTACACATATTCACTAACGAGGTAATTGCGTACAGACACGAAGGATAACAGGGTATCAGGGGAAAGCAGTGTACGTTAGCCCGACGCTTTGGAGACTCCACTGACAGCAATCCAAGGGACCAAGCAGCCCAGCAATAGAACGGAAGGCACATCGGCTGGTACAAAGGGAAAGGCAACGAAACGTCGCAAGGTCTGATGGATGGCATCAATAATTCTATGATACGTTATTTGTATTTTTGATGGCTTTGTCGATTTGAGCGAAGCACATATCAAACCATTCAATATCCTTTTTATCGACGCGCGAGTTATTATGGTCATTGGTCACCCGGTTTCCGAAGGGATGATCCCAGACGTATGCAAAGTTTCTCGTAGAGCTTGCGTCTTTTTCCGAATTTCGGCCGCTCGATTAGATATTTGTTGTGAGTCCTGAGGAGACCAAAGTGACGCTGCGATATCATCGACCCCTCCAGCGAGTCCCGTTGAAAACCCAAGCAGTTGTTCCAATTCTAGACTTCCCTCTAAAGCCGGACTGATAATGCGTGAAAGTACGCGTTTATGCAGGAGGGCGACCATGCGAAGTATCAGCATCACCTGATTTATCAAATTCAGCTTTCAGCTTCATTTATATTGCAAGCGATCATACACACCTTCTTGGCAGTCTCAACCTCGTGCGTAGCAAGCTTGCTCGCCTGGTCGCCCAAAATTTCGCCCCATCCATCTTCGAAGTCTTCTTCATCGTTCCGCACTGGATCGTCACTTTCGGCCTCTTCAATCATTTCCTTAACCTCTCGCATAGCATCATCTATATGCGATGCATCTGACTGCCACCGTTTTGCGACTGAAGC is a genomic window containing:
- a CDS encoding Grap2/cyclin-D-interacting protein; amino-acid sequence: MSSTAENDFKAALQQTIFSCATSLDALKASRSQVPQTPEDNPSPEDVRSDFISILTLLYARSTSLTLVLNADSYSAAREPLIEIARDVSRLAHYNRASVAKRWQSDASHIDDAMREVKEMIEEAESDDPVRNDEEDFEDGWGEILGDQASKLATHEVETAKKVMLILRMVALLHKRVLSRIISPALEGSLELEQLLGFSTGLAGGVDDIAASLWSPQDSQQISNRAAEIRKKTQALRETLHTSGIIPSETG
- a CDS encoding ricin-type beta-trefoil lectin domain protein, with product MLHVDGILCIKGIFPALVWPTVTDYQWLQISDDVSDEAPETTEDQVGNLLAQIALKDSELAAKHRQLFERERELQTWRKSYGGEPGVRKPDLATQCEHGDSSGFLRMANEPAHKKGNSNAPLGRGTSTCSPRWKFERIGDEVGGEAAETVEDRISVLCEQIRKKDIQIAMKDAEILTKDRLLARKEQELQEALQTHHEAHPNNVEIQSQMDALRNQMERLELLVQDNVLLLNTYVHWLQTPFATKPNNTMYNKVFCTGFPPISTFTFTNPNTSQSKGTFTTSEFSENDQPKHSKYVHPPDSVNEDLPNASTSYKTSPSKRPKPGPISMSELSSGTNAFKLRSRNSIKAHNTTSKAILRQEVFKKPHTLAFPLENLDTVITEQPATVRPLSTSANAVLKVTHNQRIDLDNIASKTPSSPIPFEKWKLHHIPRALALPEFNSEDSLPQGAIFSPILEVPQGESRYQTPIRGGGDLSTPSSESYEATQRFDRELIASQNQEIEELSSKSSQAEEKIRALESKHIAEVKEVTRRANDSLAKLTNLHEKSSKANVNQIRELKQDLQNVRQEIQGSMSAVEPLLEGDEKTRLQQTTDLLRDQLSDRTGNYTESLEREKELQASLVTLGDSHANVAKALSALHEQHDQIYVKYSDSRLAESTATKRNEELEAIINSLKTDRFLWRTRKHSRANLAPLEKSAMAYTSLEEAHRELGILKSEEQAARSQNKSLQRDLDLKIQSLDDQRVKNQALEQQLKEERHKVEEARTETGQVKEADTMNAEYHTLEKILLEKRAEVERTEIDNGQLQSQVVQLELARNALVKQLRETSSVSREREAVPRPKFVNYVGISRNIATRTKNYASATPVEEAMMQAKVDLEEAKEAHKLSEKQREASLLDLSKLQAEQKVDPNLLEPLYSLMLASLGAGESQEHIKKLEINCLERETESKQLRHELNASKSAKDILESLASEFRNSIQQARSQLSGQETELRLLEQQLASADARLAQSKAEADTHRAAAESARTFATSIETKLKQKEQDLEAIRMEELQSRRTDATAYETTTVLQNNILEQQNFIESLKSKVLELEKSSQIIVERYKAGKLTSPEKDLIGVITAGIVQEKNRTINNLKGELKRKENELEMNKAATASLKDSLAKQIKQTGELKIQLESNLIKDPAGWNSFNHKQMAVSSSPLSDTMWHAPDHDPPAPDSPAVQLTEQNARNRQNENERQHDYAQPTNSKSQQYRAPATTRLESGNTVDEIQEFEESTNL